The Gossypium hirsutum isolate 1008001.06 chromosome A13, Gossypium_hirsutum_v2.1, whole genome shotgun sequence nucleotide sequence CTTAAGCCTAGctagaattaaaaacaaaatgtaGCTGACATATTTGCCTTTACATCACATTCAAATCTTTaacaaatcctactaactttaaaagtcaaattacaaaggaactaaatcaagttacaaataaacaaaataaacaaaatgctaCTGCTCCTCTGGTTCAGCTTGAATGCTGGTTTcctgttgcattgcaggccaaagttTGACAGTGGTTTGTAgatctttttcaaaatttgatgttTGGTTGCtgggaaataaagaaatattaaatctatttttatatgtattttaatatttaggaTGAAAAATAATtgctaaaaatttcattaatggTTGAACATTGAGGCATGCACTGCTGGTCTAGTTACAAaagagaaaattagttcatatgTGCTAATCATTGCCAGGTTTCTCAGTTCAAGTGTTTCTGAGCAAATTCGGTTGGCTTCTCATAAGTGCATAACTCTTACTTtgaaccaaattatatattaagatTGCCAAATCACTTTCTTGTTTCATGTTGGTGTTGTTAATTTTGAACTCAACATGATTGTCAGTTATATATGTTTGTAAGAGGTTCAAGGACCAAGTTCTATTGCTCATGGAACCCTTGCATGGGTTGCTCCGATGCTGACCGTTATTCGACGTCTCGTATGGATTTAACTCTGTAAGTTTTGAAATAATGTGGTGGTTGAAAGTAGGGagtaaaaggaagaaaaataGTGGTGTGgaggggaagaagatgatgaacaATAGTAAtagggaaaaaatgaaaaaaaaatggttatatgGCATGCGCAGTTAGTTGTCTTTAAGATTTAatatttgagtgattaaaatgtaaaatttctctAGTAGTGGTGACcaaacttaaatatttttatttgagtgacaaaaataaaaacacccaaaaaaATTGGAAGGTgtgtttttttgaaaaatccGGAAGAGTGTAAGCCTAAAGCAAACAATACCTTAAATTGGGTGCAATCCACGTAAGAATGTGGAGCTTGACTAGCTTATGGATGTAGAGATTTGAGGAAAAAAATACTCTTTGATCTTATCACGTAGTGGAATCCTTAAGAGATAAAAGATATGTTGCATAAGGAAAGTTGTTCAAAACAAAAGATAATGATTCCTTTGTATCAAGGGatatcatttcctttttcttttcattattttctgtaacttttttgaattaattaaaaatactttCTCCTTGTCCTAAACTTACATATCAGGGCCAACCTTTTTTTATTGACTTCTATTAATGGTCGAAATAGTCAGTTTGACAATAGTTGTTCCCAACAATAGTTACTCTTACAcataatgatttttctaaaattacTATTAATAGAAACGTTAGTAATTAAAAACAAGAATTTACAATTAAATGATTTGCTTAATTAGGTGAACCTAATACATGCGACTCATTCAACATCGTAAAATTAAAAGATTCGACGTGTGTCAAGTTTACATGTGAAAGCTTTAACTtagtaataatttttatattccaAGTTGAATCGAGAAATTGGGTTTAAAAATAATGAGTGTTCAATTGTTAGCAATTGATTAAGTATTATATCACTAATTCATTCATCACACTTCATTAAACGCAACATTAGTATTCAATTAGAAGATTCACTTGAGACCATTAGTTTTAGCTTAGTTTAACTAATTTATTCATACCCTTTCCTAATATTAGGAttgataattattatgtttgcTTATTTGGTATTTACTGGAGTTGGTTTAACAAAGTAAGCATTTGTGTGAATtggaactcaatttgaatttccAAATTTTTATCCCTTCCCAAGTAAGTGTTTCACTGTAGCCGATCATCACCCCTATCTGACCTAGATTCCCTCAGCTGGGGATAGCGCTCCGCTTTTTCCCGATGTTCAGACTTCATTACTAATTCTGCTAAAGCTGGGAAAATCGAATAGAATCTGAGCATGCCAATCATAGGCCTTATGTCTTTAGACAGGGTCAAAACCCTTTTAGAACCGCTTCTGCCCTTTAAGAGGACTAAGCTTCTAATATAACAACAATCAACCATAGAGAAATTCTCTAAAGTTCGTTCCGGCTCGTTTTTATCCATGAGTCATGGAAGTTAATCACATCGAGGGTGCAATttggagagaatttttgtttttaaatttcacACATTTTTTATGGAAAATGTTCTAACAAAGAAAGGGGTAAAACCTAATGACTTTCATCTACTCTACATACAAAATACTCAACACTTGCGACAGAAGGTTCTTATATGATCTCCAACAAGTAGGTTGAAGCTTAAAATGTGGGTTTCGATaggaagagaaaaataaataaagaaaaaggagtTGTGAActgaaaattttactaaaaagTATAAAAACATTTACTTCGCAGTACAGAGAAACAAGTGTTGCAAAACCAAACTGTCCTAGACTAGATATTTACACAGGATCAAGTAATTATGTTACAAGACAGAAGTGGAAGTATCTATAGCATCCATCTCATCAACAGTTTAAGGTTAGGCGTTGGCCGAGGTAAACAAGATGCCAGGTGAGAGCCATTAAAGTGAGAATATTAAGCATTGATGAGTTTGTATTTAGCTTCTTCAGCCTCTCATTCAGCCTACGCATTGTGCGCTTTATCACTTCCTGTTCTGAACTAGTGGGTGCTACTGCCGGTGCTGGTGCTGGTGCCGGTGCTGGTGCCGGTGCCGGTGCCGTTGAGGGGCCTTTCCTGCTATTTTTAGCTACTGGATCTGCAACACTTGGTGACTCAGTGACCCTGCTTCCCTCCGCCACAAAGTCATGTCTTCCTCTCCCTTCTTCCTTCTCCATTTTCATCCTCTCAAACATCACCTACAATATCATGTCCAATGTGTCAAATAAAAAAGATTTGGAATATGCAATTAGGAGCATCAGAAATTAAGCAGGTTACCTTTGTGGCTTTAGGCTCCAAATACAGTCCATTGACCAAAACCATGAAAAGGGTTGACAAAAGATTAATAGCTTGAAACACCTCTGGCGGGCTCGAGATCGATCTTTTCCTGTGCCACAATAAGTGCCCCAACAAAGCCATCCCTATGCTATAAGCCATTGCCCTGAAGTAAACAGGGTATATCTTGCTCTGCACCACCCCAAACTGCAGTCTTGGTAGCTGTCCTGCCAGGATATAGCTGGAAATGAACGTAACCCACACACTCATCCCATATGCTGTAGCTAATCCAAGTAAGTTCGCTATACCCATCACTGTATTCAATGCCTCCATTGAAGTCATGTACTTCAAACCATCAAGAAACTTGTTTGCACTAGTTTTAACCTTGTTCGCAGCTCGGCCTGCTTCTTCCATGGCCTTTTCCTGAACGTTCTCCACTTGCTCTGATGTATTTGTCACTATATCAGCCCCCATCGTCTTGGCCGTGTCTTTCGCTGTTGTCACCGCCTCCTTGGCCTTATCAATGGACTCTTTAGCCCTTTCTTTAACATCTTGGCCCTTTTGCAAAACTGCCCCTTTTGCTTTGCCTAAAGCATCGCCGATAGCTCCCTTTGTATCTGCGACCTTGTCTCTGGTTTCGTGTGCAGTCTCTGAAACCTTCTCTCTAACCTCCTGCGCGGTTTCCCACGCCTTGTCTTTAACCTTCTCTTTGGCTTCATGTGCGGTCCCTGAAGCTGTTTGTTTAAGCTTGTTAGCTTCATGTGCGGTGTCTGAGACCTTATCTTTGGTTTTACCAAGGGCAGTGGCGACCCTCTGAGTACATTTCCCGAAAGCATCGCAGATAAGTTCCCCAGGTGAATGTCGTCCGGAGCCAGATTTTCCTTGTGAAATGCCATGGCCAACGTTGGGAAGCGCAGATGCGGCATCTTTCATAGTTTCCTTGCCAAAATATTCCCCTTGGTCTGTTTGCAGGTGCAGCGACGGGGATGAGATTGAGACTTTGGTTTTATGTTTGCCATCTTGGTCATATTCAACAACTATGACCCTATGGCCTTCTTTCAATATAACATCGTCACTTCCAACGGCAGCAGCCATCGCCAGTGAACTAACTACAAGAAGACTCAAAACCAAACCGTTCGTCATCTTTGTCTTAGACGGGGTTGCTCAAGCTGGGTTGCATTTTTAATGGAGGTTTGCTTTAATGAACTGGAAGATATGGTTTCAAATTGAGGAGGAAGAAACGATACGCATTGTGCATAGTCCACGTTGCCTGTAGTAGTCGAGAAACCGACGCGTTTGCATTGACTCGACCACGTTCTGATTCAACGTGGCTGCATTTCAGGGCTTTTTGAGGCTCTTATAACAACACCtggaaagaagagaaaattcAAGAGCGGCTCCCAAACTTTTGTAATGGAtaagaaataaatagaataaaagcTTTTGTTCAATGCTACTTCAGCTGCCTAGTTCTGCCAACTATGCTGGGGTGACATGTAAGCATAGGAGAGATAATATGCTCCTCTTACCATACCTGTCATATTAACTTTTCCATTTGATCTAGTAAGATATTAGATTTTACGGATTTATAGAAATATCATTTAGTTTGATATAGGTCTATGTGTGTAGAAATGTAGTAAAACTTAAGTTATGATGGATGGCCTATAAGTATTAAGTTCACggcaataaaattttctttctctgaGTAGAAACTAACAtcttgattaattgtttgaattatttcttaaataaatcaaaataatttttatcaaaatttcgaCTACTTtctcaaatataataaaatgttgaatttaacttgtttaaaatTAAGATAACATATATTTAATAGCATATATTTTTGGGAGTTTTGATGATGCTAAAATTTTTAATCACGTGTaattgattctcaatttttttttgaactttaacAAGTAATTTTGATAACAAAATATATCTATTaaataaagtatttcttaaaatAAGGAGACGATACCACTCCTTTTCCTTGAGTTAAAAATCCAACAAAACATCCCAATAAAAATTTTCACCCATTAATCCAATGAAGGTAATATAAAGTTAATTATTACAAACCCAAACTCCTGATAGTATACGCACAGTTTGAATGTGTATTATTTCATGAAAGTAGCAGGGTATATAATGAGAAATATAATCTTTAGTGGCCAAGATCACTAAAATTCTCAACATAAGTGATTGGAACATCTATCATGGCAGCTTCATCAATGATTGGAACACCTATTGGTGCAGCTTTGTCATTTATTGCAACATCTATTAGGGCAGCTTCATCATTGATTGGAACATCTATCGGGGTCGTTTCATTATTCTGTTCGACTCCAATGCTGGTTTCTGCTTCTAAAACTCACCActgttttcatctttctttttcttccacGCCTACCTGTTGAATGATGAAAAAATAATGATTGAATAACTCTCAAAAAGTACTAGATAAAGATATGTGTTTTAGTTTAGAATCATATTGCCGAGTGTTTGAATACAAAGTAGATATGGtatttaagaaaatttgaaagttggAGTTAGGGTTAGAATATGCTTAAAAAGTGAGTGGAAAGAGAAAGATACCTTTTGGTGCAGTTGAAGTTGAAGTAGTAAGATTGGACATATGCATATTCTCAGAATTTGTTCTCTCCATAGTTGAAGTCTCTAGTTTTTCGTTCTGTTTTCCAGTTTCTCCATAAGTCAATAACTGCAAAAGTTGAAAACCAATATAACGATGACTGGGGAAGAAACTCTCAAATCACGAAAGAATCGTTACaaaggaaaacataaaaaaatcatgtaaagaaatatgagaaatgaacTTGTTTAGGGTTTAAAAAAATAGCATGCTTTCTAGAAAAGGTGCTGGTGATTCACTTTGGTCGTtactctcctttttcttttttccacgCACGGGGAGAATGCCATCCGTTTCATACCTTTTTACCTTAAGAAGTGATCGAAGAGTAATATTGCGCTCTTTATAGTGATATTTCTTCAAAAATAAGATATTATCTAACATCAATTATAAATGAGATGTATATATTTGCCTACATATGAGAAAAAGTAGATCATAAAAGTTCTAAAAGTCATTTAAAGATAATTACTTTATCAATCCTCCCATTTTTGCGTGGACTTTCTGTAACAATCCAATTGTTTAGGAACTCAAGCA carries:
- the LOC121212727 gene encoding uncharacterized protein isoform X1, whose amino-acid sequence is MRIPEEQYHMTEPCNNMYMPNPANVSSPKVAETTGYIIEATPVSTLPPEAQAPTSKRRYNKLKPLLEFLNNWIVTESPRKNGRIDKLLTYGETGKQNEKLETSTMERTNSENMHMSNLTTSTSTAPKGRRGRKRKMKTVVSFRSRNQHWSRTE
- the LOC121212727 gene encoding uncharacterized protein isoform X2; this encodes MRIPEEQYHMTEPCNNMYMPNPANVSSPKETTGYIIEATPVSTLPPEAQAPTSKRRYNKLKPLLEFLNNWIVTESPRKNGRIDKLLTYGETGKQNEKLETSTMERTNSENMHMSNLTTSTSTAPKGRRGRKRKMKTVVSFRSRNQHWSRTE
- the LOC107895073 gene encoding uncharacterized protein encodes the protein MTNGLVLSLLVVSSLAMAAAVGSDDVILKEGHRVIVVEYDQDGKHKTKVSISSPSLHLQTDQGEYFGKETMKDAASALPNVGHGISQGKSGSGRHSPGELICDAFGKCTQRVATALGKTKDKVSDTAHEANKLKQTASGTAHEAKEKVKDKAWETAQEVREKVSETAHETRDKVADTKGAIGDALGKAKGAVLQKGQDVKERAKESIDKAKEAVTTAKDTAKTMGADIVTNTSEQVENVQEKAMEEAGRAANKVKTSANKFLDGLKYMTSMEALNTVMGIANLLGLATAYGMSVWVTFISSYILAGQLPRLQFGVVQSKIYPVYFRAMAYSIGMALLGHLLWHRKRSISSPPEVFQAINLLSTLFMVLVNGLYLEPKATKVMFERMKMEKEEGRGRHDFVAEGSRVTESPSVADPVAKNSRKGPSTAPAPAPAPAPAPAPAVAPTSSEQEVIKRTMRRLNERLKKLNTNSSMLNILTLMALTWHLVYLGQRLTLNC